In a single window of the Diospyros lotus cultivar Yz01 chromosome 10, ASM1463336v1, whole genome shotgun sequence genome:
- the LOC127811757 gene encoding uncharacterized protein LOC127811757 isoform X2 translates to MEGEATPARKVMVIADPTRESAAALQYTLSHAILENDNLILLHVGNPNSWKSPFSFFKWPSPATGGSASFSSSSVPGGGVGGSGGGGGAGYFDFLEAMKHASGIAQPDIRVQVDRVDGDGKEKAHVILQYCTDHSIDLLVIGQKRSLSNVLLGQKRKNGSLRGLDTADYLIENSKCTCVSVQKKGQNAGYLLNTKTHKNFWLLA, encoded by the exons atggAAGGCGAGGCCACGCCTGCGAGAAAGGTGATGGTCATAGCCGATCCTACTCGCGAATCGGCCGCTGCACTACAATACACGCTCTCCCATGCAATTCTCGAGAACGACAACTTGATTCTCCTCCACGTCGGGAACCCTAATTCGTGGAAAAGccccttctccttcttcaagTGGCCGTCGCCGGCCACCGGAGGCTCTGcgtccttctcctcctcctccgtgCCGGGCGGCGGCGTCGGCGGCAGTGGTGGAGGCGGAGGAGCGGGATACTTCGATTTTCTTGAAGCGATGAAGCATGCTTCCGGGATTGCGCAGCCGGATATTAGGGTTCAGGTGGACAGGGTGGATGGGGACGGCAAGGAGAAGGCCCATGTGATCCTTCAGTACTGCACGGATCATTCCATCGATCTCCTTGTCATCGGACAGAAGCGGAGTTTGTCGAATGTATTATTAGG CCAAAAGAGGAAGAATGGGTCTTTGAGAGGACTAGATACAGCGGATTATCTGATTGAGAACAGCAAGTGCACCTGTGTTTCAGTGCAGAAGAAGGGCCAAAATGCAGGTTATCTTCTCAACACAAAAACCCACAAGAACTTTTGGCTCCTAGCTTAG
- the LOC127811757 gene encoding uncharacterized protein LOC127811757 isoform X1 gives MEGEATPARKVMVIADPTRESAAALQYTLSHAILENDNLILLHVGNPNSWKSPFSFFKWPSPATGGSASFSSSSVPGGGVGGSGGGGGAGYFDFLEAMKHASGIAQPDIRVQVDRVDGDGKEKAHVILQYCTDHSIDLLVIGQKRSLSNVLLGSQKRKNGSLRGLDTADYLIENSKCTCVSVQKKGQNAGYLLNTKTHKNFWLLA, from the exons atggAAGGCGAGGCCACGCCTGCGAGAAAGGTGATGGTCATAGCCGATCCTACTCGCGAATCGGCCGCTGCACTACAATACACGCTCTCCCATGCAATTCTCGAGAACGACAACTTGATTCTCCTCCACGTCGGGAACCCTAATTCGTGGAAAAGccccttctccttcttcaagTGGCCGTCGCCGGCCACCGGAGGCTCTGcgtccttctcctcctcctccgtgCCGGGCGGCGGCGTCGGCGGCAGTGGTGGAGGCGGAGGAGCGGGATACTTCGATTTTCTTGAAGCGATGAAGCATGCTTCCGGGATTGCGCAGCCGGATATTAGGGTTCAGGTGGACAGGGTGGATGGGGACGGCAAGGAGAAGGCCCATGTGATCCTTCAGTACTGCACGGATCATTCCATCGATCTCCTTGTCATCGGACAGAAGCGGAGTTTGTCGAATGTATTATTAGG CAGCCAAAAGAGGAAGAATGGGTCTTTGAGAGGACTAGATACAGCGGATTATCTGATTGAGAACAGCAAGTGCACCTGTGTTTCAGTGCAGAAGAAGGGCCAAAATGCAGGTTATCTTCTCAACACAAAAACCCACAAGAACTTTTGGCTCCTAGCTTAG